aggctgttcccagagtgctgtatcaaggcacctcagtgggaagtctgtgggaaggaaaaagtgtggcaaaaaacgctgcacaacgagaagaggtgaccggaccctgaggaagattgtggagaaggaccgattccagaccttgggggacctgcggaagcagtggactgagtcagACAGGTggacaggtgccgcattccccaggtcaagccacttttgaaccagaaacagcggcagaagtgcctgacctgggctacagagaagcagcactggactgttgctcagtggtccaaagtacttttttcggatgaaagcaaattttgcatgtcattcggaaatcaaggtgccagagtctggaggaagactggggagaaggaaatgccaaaatgcctgaagtccagtgtcaagtacccacagtcagtgatggtctggggtgccatgtcagctgctggtgttggtccactgtgttttatcaagggcagggtcaatgcagctagctatcaggagattttggagcacttcatgcttccatctgctgaaaagctttatggagatgaagatttcgtttttcagcacgacctggcacctgctcacagtgccaaaaccactggtaaatggtttactgaccatggtattactgtgctcaattggcctgccaactctcctgacctgaaccccatagagaatctgtgggatattgtgaagagaaagttgagagacgcaagacccaacactctggatgagcttaaggccgctatcgaagcatcctgggcctccattacacctcagcagtgccacaggctgattgcctccatgccacgccgcattgaagcagtcatttctgcaaaaggattcccgaccaagtattgagtgcataactgaacataattatttgaaggttgactttttttgtattaaaaacacttttcttttattggtcggatgaaatatgctaattttttgagataggaattttgggttttcatgagctgtatgccaaaatcatcagtattaaaacaataaaagacctgaaatatttcagttggtgtgcaatgaatctaaaatatatgaaagtttaatttttatcattacattatggaaaataatgaactttatcacaatatgctaattttttgagaaggacctgtatatcaTAAtgactgccttgagcatccggtgtgtgaggtctgaatgcactcTGACACCGGACGCACTCATTGACATATACACGTAAGACATCACTTCCAGCATCAGAGTGagttttcagacctcactaacaggatgtggagggcagttggacatagtggtgttttagaggtaaaaaatgatataaatactgttcggtttctcacacaaaccaaacgtttcgtgtcttaggacatcaatgtgtcgtcacgagccgcagggtttaatttggatttgtctgtcgtgtttttttgactcttatagacgaagttcccattgacattcattatacgactgacagacggcagcggttggagttaaaaatcatcatttgtgttctactgaagaaacaaagtcacctacatcttggatgagataagcagataaacatcaaacttttatttttgggtgaaccatccctttaaagtTACGATGTAAACTCTTATCTACAATAGCAAAACAGTGCAAACTACCTTTTGAAAGGAACTTGGCGCTTCAAATGATGGTTGAATCAATTATATCTTatgccactaggtggcaacaagtgactgttaaaaatgtatttgtcattgaatcattcattcaaaagatgttcaaaaatactgattcatccagtaatgaaacaagtatttattaatgagtcattgaattatttCAAACCCattcaatttttatatatatattttttttcccagcaATTAATTTTGTCAGAatctctagtaaattacatgttattttctttagttttatattcagaatcgtgggagaatcACAATCTCTATTTGAAGAAATTGtgattctcattttatccaGACTCTTGCAGCTCTAGTTGACACTCGCCTTTAGTCCTTTTGGTGTGTTCAAACGCAGCTTTTTGGTCAAGATGAAGCCAACGAGAAGCTTTTGTTGCGCTAGTTCTTTgacgttggtttggtgtgtctcAGACTTAAGTATGATCacaaaagcattttttattaCACTGATCCAAATTAAATTGCCTTCTTCCAGAATGGATGCACAAATGGCTTCAAAATTGCTTCTTTTTATAAGCATCTTGCAAAGGCGAGGAACACTGCGATGTATTTCCACAACGCCTTGACGCACAATGACGCTTCAGGTCTCTTTTATACGTGAAGGTCTCTTCACACTGAAGACAGGTGAAAGGCCTCTCTccggtgtgaactctcatgtgagtCTGAAGGTTTCCATTGAGcgtgaagctctttccacactgagggcaggtgaacggcttctctccagtgtgaacccTCAAGTGAGTCTGAAGGTTTCCCTTCAGTGTAAAACCCTTTCCACACTGATAGCAcatgaacggcttctctcccgTGTGACTTATCACGTGATTCTCAAGGTGTTTCCTGTCTGTGAAAGTCGTTCCACACTGATGGCATGTAAAACAGTTCTCTCTCGAGTGAAGCCTCATGTGCTGTTTAAGGCTTACTTTGTGACtcaaactctttccacactgatcacatttaaacggcttctctccagtgtgaatgtTCCGGTGATACCTTAAGTTTAGCTCTGTtgtgaagctcttcccacacatTTTGCAGgagtaaggcttctctccactGTGAAGTCTCATGTGCCTGTTAAAGCTTCCCGTTTGCGTGAAACCTTTTCCGCACTTagggcaggtgtaaggcttctctcggTTATGAACGATCATGTGGTTTTTTAGGCTTCCTTTTTTCTTGAAACTCCTTCCACACTGCTGGCAGGTTAAgtcagtttgtgtttttttagcTCTTTTCCGTGAGGAAGTCTTTTCAGTCTGTGAGCAGCTAAAAGATTTGTCTTCAGTTGTGAAATCAATATGTTCCTCATACTGATCCTTTTCATTCGGTACTGCACTTTCCTCTTTCAGCGCAGTCAGGTCTAAGGTGAAAAGAGATTAACAATAAATGAAGTTAACAATGGGACCAAACAACAGACACCAAACAAAGATTACTCAATAAGAACTGATTAATTATAGACAGACTTTAAACTGcaatttatgtctaaaataacagaaaaacatTGGCATCTCACCTCAGTATATAGactacttgcctcacagacatgagaaattcatatatatatgtatatgaagagtttggttccaagaCGCAATAAacgcctttaaaaaaaaaaaaaaaaaaaaaaaaaaaaagtttccaccaaaatcagtattgtatctggtccgtattgaaaagtcatttattaattttgcgcaaaatgcaaAATCTgttgtgttattctgtcatgttttctccctttctttccaaaacgcgacaaacgccatTCTTTGATCTCTGCAGAATGCGATATATCcactcaaccaatcacagcgcaccatttcACCCACTGTAAACAGTAATGGCGGCTCTCTGAATACATCCGGCATCCTAGTTTTCCTTATCTGCTTTGtactttgtgatcaacaaaaacagaaaaatgaatcattttgaCGGCATTGATGAACCTGTGGTGGTTTCTGCGATGGGGATGAAATGCAAGTCAttgaaatgtaatcatttacgtGAGGAGATTAAGAAGATGAGCCATTCGGTAAAGCTGTTGCTTGTTCCACGACAGCATCAAACTTCTGTCACGGTCCCCAAAACTGAATCATGAACCGTTTTTAAAAGccatttttaataccaatgtactttATTTTAACTGTGCGGTGGcaccagatactctttaatcgccagatactctttaagatactcaacggcagtgatgtctagcactcattgaagtataaacGCGtaacatcactgccgttgtcagagcgtgatcagacctcactaagcgaatgcttaatgcagttggacatagtggtgttttagaggtaaaaaatgatataaatactgttcagtttctcacacaaaccgatcgtttcatgtcttaggacatcaatgtgtcgtcacgagccgcagggtttaatttggacttgtctatgcataATTTTTGGCTCTTATAAAttaagttcccattgacatgcattataagactgacagacggcagcggttggagttaaaaatcatcatttgtgttctactgaagaaacaaagtcacctacatcttggatgccctgggggtaagtaGATAAACTAACTCGTTGAATTTATTTTGGGAGCGACGACccaatgtattttttttgtttgtttgttttttatctttttattgaGGAAGTATCACAAACAGTCATGTACAAACAGTTTACAGGTATTCTCCTTaaattttggttattttaaaacacaataaaacagttaaaaaaataaaataaaaaaagtaaataaaataaaataaaaagcatatACAAAAGACAGGGGGGGGGGGGCAGAATCAATCACATGGTGacacaatgtatttttagtcaaatgtctgtatataaaattagtattgacaaagttcagaggctgtcatatatgtggATCAACTTACTtcgttgtgtattttcaatatgaaaaataacttttatattggattaattgcattttgaaaagaaaaaaagtgtcatggatttattgcatttggggggggaaataatccattattataataaaccttttaaaatcataatgtagatttgaatttttaatgtttttatagccaaaagttgctgtgtgaaagtttgaagcagaaaatagtggttttcatttTGCCACTTTTgcataaaacacttttactcaaattaatcaaaatggagttatagcgttttggaaccaaattcttcattcattatattatattatatatatatatatatatatatatatatatataaaagaaagtTTTAAGTGTCtaactaattaattaaattaatatacacGTGATTAGTTGACTTAAATGAACGACTACTAATCGACTAGTCAGGGGCAGCCCTATTTTACATGTAATGTTACTTTACATGTACTTctcaaatataaatttaaagatttttaaataaaaaatagttctAAGCACATTGTTTTATGATCTAATAATTCctgaataaatatgtttatattagACTGTTTTTATCCATTTATTTTGGATTCATTGTCAGTACTGGCTTGCCGTTCACATAGGTAGATTGTGGATGACTGTGTTTGTCCGCCACAACCAAAGACCCTTTCTGACCCAGAAAAGACCCTGTTAGGACACCCATTCTTCAAcaatatcatttattttattaaagattaaatgactgagttcagttttgagaatgaaaccaacctgtttgttcctcagtttcttcatgtttcacactgaaagtttcttcaatcttcacgtcttcactctcctctttaataaatgcCATCTTTCTTTGTTCCTCAGTCTCTTCTTGTTTCACACTGactgtttcttcaatcttcatttCTTCACTCtcttctttaataaactccttctttgtttgttcctcagtttcttcttgtttcactgtgaatgtttcttcaatcctaaagtcttcactctcctctttaataaacgccatctttataaCAGTACGTTGAGGGTGGGAATaattaacagaaagaaaaataaatccaaatgaAATCTCTGgttgcgtctcaatcagctccttATTTCAGTAGTTCAGCGCACTAGTAAGagagacttgggtaaagttttatattcgcacatccggacatccgtattcaatagccttgttaatcacactacattggacattcagtggacattcacaagtaaatatgccattaaaacaatacttgcctattttgatcgactgtgaaaaatgttgtaagttgacaatcgttggttgtcaatatcatgtcgctgcttaaaattcgcaaacattaatttattgcacatttattggaaagtctgaatttatcagaagtccgaatgtgcgaatataaaaccaactttacccaagtgtaAGAGAGTCAGTCAGAGTTAACCTGTTACATGATTAGCCTAAAAGTcataaaaacactcaaaactagcactataaattaataaacgcaaactataaaacatttcatattttgtatttaaattagatatttcattatttgtagattacatataaaaatgtaaaagttgaTAATGTTTGTTGTTCTTGTTGTATTTACACTATTTTGACCTtcgaatcactgaatcatttcgcAAAGcatttgattcaattgactcgcAGTTTCGAAAAGCTGTTTTTCTCATCACTCCTCGCCAGTGACCGAAATCGTGGTTATGACAAACTGATTCATGTTACAGGAGCGAAATCAGACGCACCGTTTCTGACTCAGGTGTGGATGCGATTTACTCACACAAAATAACGTGCGTTGATGCTagataatgcattacaatatttaaattcaataataacGTATTCCTTTTACAGTTCTTgttaaaactattaaattacCTTAATGTTTGCTTTAATTTAAACACTTCAAATGCTCAAAAACACGAACCTTTTTTCAGCCGAAACACAACAGATGCAGAAGCGCGGCGCCGCCGTATGACGTCAGAACACGAGACCAAAATAAAAGCCCCGTGGCGATTCCCTTACAAAATCAACGAGTGAATCTCTGAACTGGTGAGTGGAGGcagtgctaatttgcatattcattagAACTGCATATAGTAAATGAAGCAATGGTGtggagttacattcaagctattttaggacatgaagaatttttttttttaaatattttattttggtgatcaaagatgatttttaaaggattagttcactttcaaattaaacttTCTTGATAAAAAAGATCAATTCAATAGCAATATTtgtatcagtgatactggccttctaaaaagatgccattaaacaatgACAAAACAATAATTTGGAGGTTgcatgtgaaattattacaaaacaacaatatattaaaactttaatgttgcaattgtgattaattacagaaaaatttgtgattttattgacagcactaataaaatatatattaaaaacgttaacattaggtgtgattaattaaagaaaaatggtcaattaattaattaatttttttaaatccattGCATCtgacaaaagtttttttttaaaatatgaataattataataaattcatGACATCTGGAAGATTGTTTCTGCACTTAAACATTACTGTTTGCCTGTTAAGCAGAAAGAATCTCATATTAGATTTGCTACAAACACTTTCATTAGTAGTTACTTTCAGCACACAATTAGacatgtatttaaatgttttctgtACTCTGAATACCTctgtatgttttattatttgtcttttttgtgttcatttccatGCACATTACAGCATGTGtacatgacttttattttggtctggTGGTGTGACGCAATAAGGCTGCGATGCTCGCCTGCATCTGTTGTGGTTCGACTGAGGGAAGGTTAGtgttttaaaccatttaaagcGTTATGAATGGATGCAAACCGTTCAGTCTATTCTACAGTTTTTGCAAGCGAACTAAAGGTAATTATTACTTAATGCAACATTGTAATGCTTTATCTAATGTTTATGCACGTTAATTATTTGAGTAAAGCTCATGCACACACGAGTAACACAAAAGGTGCGTCTCGTTTTGCTCCATTTCTGTGAATCAGTTTATCATAAACACAAATTCAGTCCGTTGTAAATAATGATGGGAGAAACTGAGCTTTTCAAATCTCCAATGACCGCGCGCTGAAGTCACCTGCTGGTCAAAACAGTGTACatacaacaacaaacacacgTGATGAGAACTTTACAAACCAACTGCTGATGTTTTCATGAAAGTGCAGTCTATTAAATATAATCTATAAATCATAATATaagtgtatttatattttttagtcTTAATCAGGTCATTAAAGTCCATTAACTCTGACTCTCTCACCAGTGCACTGAACTACTGAACTAGATCAGATCGAGACACCCAGATATTTAGTGtggatttgtttttctttctgttaattattctcATCTTAAACAGGACAAACGCAAAGAAAAATTCCTGGTGAAGCGACTGAGATCCACGTGACACATTAttataaagatggagtttattaaagaggagagtgaagaaatgaagattgaagaaacaatCAGTGTGAAACAAGAAGATGAAGAACAAACAGGTCAGTTTCATTCTCAAAGCTGAAATTGGTAATTTGATTCTTATTAAAATatccagctctacagaaattAATGATATTTTTGAACAATATCTAATGAGTGTCCTAATTAAAGTGGTTTTATTTGACACAGAGCTGacatgttgagatcacatgaccagacAAATACTAATGCTGCCTTCAACCTGAAAAAATTTTACTTACACATTAGACAACATATATTCGTTTAGGAAAAATAATACAGAAGTAGCCCCAACAAAACAAGATTTTTGTATAACATTATACccagtatgaaaaaaaaaaactactattGAGGGGaagtgatgacaaaattttcatttttggatgaactatccttGAAGGATGAAGCTCTATCTCAGCTAATGTTATAAACTATATAGGGACTGATATtacttgcacattactataatattaaaaggttagttcacccaaaaatgaaaattctgtcatttattactcaccctcatgtcgttccacacccgaaagaccttcgttaatcttcagaacacaaattaagatattttagttggctcagtgaggccttcatagggagcaatgacatttcctctctcaagatccagaaaggtactaaaaacatatttaaatcagttcacatATCAAATGGATCTGAAAAGAAATTTGCTAACTCATTCTGAAAATAAATTGCAGTGTTATTCGTCTTTTACTTTGTATTTCTGagctttttatgttttgtattgGTTTTCTTTGTAATTGGCATGACACATTTACATGACTAATAATAAATAGTTAGGACCTGAggaccgatggtgtgaggaccctattgtaattgctcggtcaattattcttctctgaaattaattgcatttttgagggcctaaacatgctcaaactcatgaaactttgcacacgcgtcagaagtggtgaaaatttacatctgatatgggtttcagaattaagtgtggcaaaatggctcgagagcgccacctacaaaatttcaattaagcgccctttgCACTACGTTTCActtaaatatttgcattttttgccatttccagacattgtacttcaacgtgctcctcctagagctttaatcagatcaacatcatattggGTCAGTCcaatcttaaggccttagcgatggtaaattgcaaagatcttgagttttcactgaagggtgTGTTTGTGGCGGATTGACAAATTCTCTTGTTTCGCTATAAAAGAGGAAGCTTGTAAGTCAGGCATGCAGTGTCCGAACTAccccaaacttcacatataTAGGGACTGATATtacttgcacattactataatattaaagggttagttcacccaaaaatgaaaattctgtcatttattactcaccctcatgccgttccacacctgtaagaccttcattaatcttcagaacacaaattaagatatttttgttgaaatccgatggctccgtgaggcctccatacaCACTAAAAACtcctgggtcaaaaataacCCATAATGGGTTATTTTTGACCCAAATCCTGGGTTAAAAAGGGACCAACTAATTTCTGGGTTATTTCAACCCAGAAAAATGGGTTATTCTTTTTGACCCAAGTTCTGGGTTAAATACCTGACCCAAAttttgggttaaaataacccaaaatTGTAGTTAATATAACCCAACTTCTGGGTCAAAAGAGCAACCCCAATATCTGGGTTGAAATAACCCAGAAATTAGTAGGTCCCTTTTTAACCAAAGGTCAAAAATAACCTAACTTGGGTTACTATGCAAGTATGCCttatttcagaaaataaaaCTTCAGGCACTTACACACTTCAagcacttttacattttttattgcattaaattaaattaaactttacATAAACTCTACACACTTAGACCTATTTATCTTAGGTCACACTGTAATAACATTAGACATtagaaaaaatagaaaaacaacTCATTCTCTCTCAAACATTTGACAACATTCAATAACTGGATTGAACTTGAGGGACAAGAGTTTTGATAGTGTCCTCATCTAAGAGAAGAAATGCCTCCTCATCTtcacctgaaagacagaaaacaagacaacatgagTATTGTTAATAAGTCGAGACAATTGTGAACCACTCACCAGACACTCTTTGATTATCAAGCTAACAAATAATCACTTTTAAGGgaatgcttttttgtttttttttgtttaaaaaaaagcaacaaaaaaaaaaaaaaaagtggcccAATTTGCTAGTTAACTAATGTGGTTCTTTTGCAGCATTACCcattttgtgtgaatgacagTCTATCCTGTCCATCTTTTCTTTCATTAACAAGTGTAATAATGACATTAATGCAAAGGTGAATATCTGGCCCATTATTATGCATAACAGCTTAAAGACAAGGCACAAGTATCTTTTAActataagggttattatagaGATGCATTCCCCACTGTCAAAGATGTTGTGACTGTcacaaaatcttgcactgacaCATTTAAGTcatattaaagaaaaatatttaggTATAGAGAGATGATATGAGggcagttaaagggatagttcacccaaaaatgaaactttgatgtttatctgcttacccccagggcatccaagatgtaggtgactttgtttcttcagtagaacacaaatgatgatttttaactccaaccgttgccgtctgtcagtcttataatgcaaatgaatggtaacacaatttataagagtcaaaaaatatgcttagacaaatcc
Above is a genomic segment from Megalobrama amblycephala isolate DHTTF-2021 linkage group LG14, ASM1881202v1, whole genome shotgun sequence containing:
- the LOC125245271 gene encoding gastrula zinc finger protein XlCGF8.2DB-like — translated: MAFIKEESEDFRIEETFTVKQEETEEQTKKEFIKEESEEMKIEETVSVKQEETEEQRKMAFIKEESEDVKIEETFSVKHEETEEQTDLTALKEESAVPNEKDQYEEHIDFTTEDKSFSCSQTEKTSSRKRAKKTQTDLTCQQCGRSFKKKGSLKNHMIVHNREKPYTCPKCGKGFTQTGSFNRHMRLHSGEKPYSCKMCGKSFTTELNLRYHRNIHTGEKPFKCDQCGKSLSHKVSLKQHMRLHSRENCFTCHQCGTTFTDRKHLENHVISHTGEKPFMCYQCGKGFTLKGNLQTHLRVHTGEKPFTCPQCGKSFTLNGNLQTHMRVHTGERPFTCLQCEETFTYKRDLKRHCASRRCGNTSQCSSPLQDAYKKKQF